The proteins below come from a single uncultured Carboxylicivirga sp. genomic window:
- a CDS encoding LemA family protein, translated as MANQLDEMSTELVNDQGRNINVIEKQIPAEIGTGSVFFEIILWLLGILPGLIFLFMKMSAKNYFNALQQKVQHNASQIDNFLEQRVQILKNAVGIVEKSIELDKDVMKSVAALRSGSNPAESNRNDVASNIDNVMSQINLAFESYPDLKAHRSLADAMQQNNYLQREITAAREVYNDTVLKWNADIFKWPTKNIVAARAGYTTRIPFTASKEIKEQARATFF; from the coding sequence ATGGCGAATCAATTAGATGAAATGAGCACCGAATTGGTAAATGACCAAGGTAGAAATATCAATGTCATTGAAAAGCAAATTCCGGCAGAAATTGGTACAGGCTCAGTTTTTTTTGAGATAATTCTGTGGCTGTTGGGTATTCTTCCCGGCTTAATCTTTTTGTTTATGAAAATGAGTGCGAAAAACTATTTTAACGCCTTACAGCAAAAAGTACAGCATAATGCTTCTCAGATTGACAACTTTTTAGAACAAAGGGTACAAATCTTGAAAAATGCGGTTGGTATTGTTGAAAAGTCTATTGAGCTTGACAAAGATGTTATGAAGTCAGTTGCAGCACTCAGGAGTGGCAGTAACCCGGCAGAAAGCAACCGTAATGATGTTGCTTCTAACATCGACAATGTTATGAGTCAGATTAACCTGGCATTTGAATCGTACCCTGATTTAAAGGCTCACCGCTCGTTGGCCGATGCGATGCAACAAAACAATTACCTGCAAAGGGAAATTACTGCTGCAAGGGAAGTATATAACGATACAGTTCTTAAATGGAATGCCGATATCTTTAAATGGCCTACCAAAAATATAGTTGCGGCAAGAGCCGGATATACTACAAGAATTCCTTTTACGGCCAGTAAAGAGATTAAAGAGCAGGCCAGAGCAACATTCTTCTAA